In Desulfosporosinus youngiae DSM 17734, the genomic stretch ATGCAGGTATGCTTGCCACCTGTGTTCATACTGGTCTTAGTATCCATGACTATACCAATGAAACTCATACTCTTCAAAAGGATATCTTGAAAACAGTTTCAACCATCTGCGAGATTAACGAGAAACATATAAAGCTTGGAACAGATGGATGTTCAGTACCGGTATATGGCATGCCCCTCTACAATATGGCACTTGGCTTTGCCAAATTCGCAAATCCCCAAGATCTTGACGAAGAGTATAAATCTGCCTGTGAGCAACTATTTAGGGCGATGAACCGTCACCCGGAAATGGTGGCAGGAACCGATGGCTTTTGTACAGAGTTATTAAGATGCACTCATGGAAAACTTGCCGCTAAGCTCGGTGCGGAAGGAGTATATTGTATCGGAGTTAAAGACAGGGATATTGGTTTAGCCATTAAAATTGAAGATGGCAACACCAACCGAACAATAGGGCCGACCGTTCTCAGATGCCTCGATGATTTAAATGTTTTAACAAAAGAAGAACTCAATTCCCTGAAAAAATATAGGGAACTCGATAATACAAATAATTTCGGGAATATCGTAGGAAAGGTTTTTCCTGTCTTCCACCTAAAGACTATTGAACAATCAACTTAGAATAATCTTTACAGGCAAATTTGACTGTAACTGTAGTTCCCGTAGGAGTCGATTCAAAATTCAGGACTGCATTATGCCGTGCAGCGATTCTCTGACAAATTGCCAGCCCTAATCCAGTTCCCCGCTCCTTTGTTGTCAGGAACGGAGTGCCCAGCTTTTCAAATATCATGGGATCTACACCATCACCCTGATCACATACTTTAAGTATTACATAATCCTCCCAAGCTAACGTTTGAATGGTGAGAGTCGAACCCACTTTCATCGCTTCAAATCCATTTCTGGCCAAGTTGAGGAGCAGCTGCCGAAGTTCACTTTCATTCCCCTGAAAATCCGGAACTTCCTCAAGTTCAAGGCTGATTTCTTTATCTTGATTAAGAGCATCCGCTGATAAGAGGGGGGCAAGAGATTCTACTATAGCCTTTATATTAATTTGTGTGAAGCCAGCCGATTTTTCTTTAGCGAGACACAGAAAATCCGTCATAATCATATTTGCTCTATCCAATTCTTGAATCATTAACTCATAATAATCATGATTATGTTTAGTATTGTCCTTAGAATCGAGCAGCTGCAGAAAACCACGAACGGTAGTCAGTGGATTTCTTACCTCGTGAGCGATACCTGCTGCCATTTCCCCTACCATATTTAACCTCTCCAAACGCGCTAATTCCCGGTCAGCCCTCTTTCTATCCGTTACATCAATCAATACTTTGAGAATTAACGTCGTTCCATCAGCGTCGATAAAGGGCCGGGTATATACTTCATAGGTCCGGTCCTCAAGGGCTAATTCATTCCACAGAGCCGTAGGGTTGTGAAGAAGATATGGAGTATAGCAATCCGGGCACGGTAACGTCAAGCCTACGATAGCCTTAAAACAAGGTTGGCCTTCACAAGGACCAAACTTTGCTTGAAAACTCTTATTAGCAAAGCGTATCATGAAGTTCTCTTCCTGAAGACAGATCAGGCCGGGAAAGCTATCAAATAATGCATACAGCCGGTGATGCTCCTTTTTAATAATCTTTTCGTTTTTCTTTCGTTCATCTATATTGCGGAAAAATGCTGCGATTCCGTTATCGGTTGGATAAATACTGCAATCCGCCCAATACCCTATTATTGGCGCGTAGGTTTCAAATCTTGATGACTGCCTGTCATTCATTGAGCTCAGGCAAGCGTCTTTTATCTCTTCATTACCATACATATATGCTTCCCAAAAGTTGGTTCCTATTATATTAGAATTATTCCCATTGGCTTTAAGTGCTTTAATCATTGCTTTATTAGCATAGGTTATTACCCACTGCCGGTTTATGCTAAGGAAAGCGTCGCTAATACTTTCCAGAATGTTTATCATCTCTTCATTTGCTGCGGCTAATTCTTGTTCAACGGCTTTTATTTGTTCAATCTCTCTTTGTAGTTGTCTGTTTTCTCTCTCAAGACCAGCAACTCTTTGTTTTAACTCTTTGATCTCTTCCTCTTTAGGCATTTATATACCACTCTTCCTAAAAGATTAAGGCATTTCAAAAGGGGTTTGTTTGTTTTATGAAAAACTTATTTTGAAAGTTTTATAATGCAACTCCCTAAAACATTGTCCGCCAATTTGCAGGTGAAACTATCTCCGTCTGAGACTGGTCCGACACCAGCAGGAGTGCCTGTGAAAATAATATCCCCTTGACCAAGGCCCAGGTGCATCGCAGTATATCCAACGACCGTCGGTAAGTCGAAGATCATGTTTTTCATATTGTCCCGTTGAACCTCTTGACCATTTCTGTCCAAAGAAAAGTCAAGTTCCATTAATGCATTAAGCCCTGCAAACGACTGCCAGGGCGTTATTACAGCAGAGTTGATAAACCCTTTGGCAAGTAACCAAGGATAGCCTTTTCCTTTTAATTCTGTTTGAACATCACGTAATGTAAAATCAATACCTATAGCTATTTGATCGACAAGATCATCAAGCTTAATCCCAGGTTCATATCCTCTGCCAATATGGAATACAAGTTCTGCTTCATATTGGATTTCTCCACGGTCTCCTGGGAAGATTATCTCATGACCGTTGGCCTCAGCTAAAGAATGTGTCGGCTTTGTAAACAATAACGGAACGTCTGGAACTGCGTTGTTGAGTTCTTGTGCGTGTTGAACGTAATTTCGACCTACACAATAAATGTTTCTGATGCCCTCGCCAATCCAGGGTTTATTACTTTCAACTATTTCCACAATAATCTCTCCTTAATTTAATAGTTTCTTCTATGCCAATCTTTCTTAATATTTTGTTACTCCCATACATAACATTACCACATATTTCTTTAATTTCCTTCTTATCAATCGTAACCCATTTAACTCTTGACGATTATTTCTCTGCAGGGAACTGTTTTGCTTTCAAACAAAACAGTAAGGTGCTTCGCTTTAATATGCGAAACACCTTGCAGTCCAGGCATTCACGTTTATATTTAGTTATTACGCATCCTTCTGCAATCCATCATAACCTGATGATTATAAACTTTTTCGGAAAACTCGTTTTTAGTAATAGTTGCAGACTTATGTACGCATAAATCATCTGTCGTGAATGGCGGAATAAAATCGTTTGTATTGGTTTAATCCAGGTAGCCGGAGTTTTTCAGGACAATGTATGCAGCTCTAAGTTTACGGGGCAGAAAGAAAAGCCCCTCGATCTTTAAAGGTTTTCCTGCACCAGAAAGGTTATCAAAATCCCCCCTGGCCATAGCCTCTTGAATTCTCCGTTCAGTAAGAACACTAAAGATATCCTTCATGCTGCCGCCCCCTGACAATCTAAATGAGTGGTTTTTTTATTATATGAAGAACTCATAAGTTTGCCAATTAAGTCGCTATACCTTTCTCCTGCAAATAGGTTTGGCATTTTTCTAAAAACGAAATTATACTCTTTTCCTCAACCAGCTTTTTGTCAAGGGTCATATTTCCTCTTCCTAAGCGATCGCATAGTCCCAACAATGCTACTTCATCAAGGGAAACTTCTGAAGCCATTCTTCGGATATCCGCAAAGGGTAATCCCTTCGTAACAAAGAGTATTTGCATATGCCATCTAACCAGTTTTTCAACCCGGCGTATGAATTCCTGATCACGAGTAAATTCCTTTAGAAATTTACCGGCAAGCCTCTCTCCTATTTTATCATGGTCGTATGATGTTATTCTTCCCTTAGTTATCTTCGTTGCAGACGCTTTACCCAAATCGTGGAGCAAAGCAGACCACATCAGTACCTTAGGATTTTGGCTAAGATGTTTCCTTTCCGCCGCATTATCGATAACTAACATGGTATGGTTCCAAACACTGCCTTCCGGATGATGCTTCGGAGATTGGGGTACTTTTATTAAGTCGCCCAGTAATGTATAAGGATATTTTTCTTCAAAAATTCCTGTTTTACTTAACTTATTAAAGTAGTCTGAAGGTTTTTTGTCACTCATTAAATGAGCATCGAATTCCATAAACGTCTGCATGTTAGCTTGCTCCAATATAATAATAGTTGCTTCTATGCTTACCCTGCTTTCTAGTTTTAATACACTTCTTTTCAGTCTCCTCTTATGTCCTCCCTATCATCCGCCCAGTCCGGGAAAAATACATGCTCTTTACCCATTAGCTGTTAAATGCCGGCTTTTTTGGCTAAGATCACTTAGGAAATAATACGTATAGAACCCTGCCTATCAAAGGAATCTTTATAATATTGTGACGGCGAATTACCTTCAATAAACCTAACAACAATAGGTAAACAATCACAGAGACCAGGATTCCTGTCAGCAGGATTAAGGTGCCTCCCAATTGAGGCAGGGAATCATTGAGATATATAAAGAATGCCCTTC encodes the following:
- a CDS encoding asparaginase codes for the protein MPEILINVSRGPLVECCHRGDAVAVNKQGRVLAYIGDPYKITYIRSAGKPLQTLNVILSGTAKRFDFSDAELSIMCASHYGEQFHRDTVAGIMEKIGLPIDSLLCGTTLSINPSYALELVSQHFELNPTNSDCSGKHAGMLATCVHTGLSIHDYTNETHTLQKDILKTVSTICEINEKHIKLGTDGCSVPVYGMPLYNMALGFAKFANPQDLDEEYKSACEQLFRAMNRHPEMVAGTDGFCTELLRCTHGKLAAKLGAEGVYCIGVKDRDIGLAIKIEDGNTNRTIGPTVLRCLDDLNVLTKEELNSLKKYRELDNTNNFGNIVGKVFPVFHLKTIEQST
- a CDS encoding ATP-binding protein — encoded protein: MPKEEEIKELKQRVAGLERENRQLQREIEQIKAVEQELAAANEEMINILESISDAFLSINRQWVITYANKAMIKALKANGNNSNIIGTNFWEAYMYGNEEIKDACLSSMNDRQSSRFETYAPIIGYWADCSIYPTDNGIAAFFRNIDERKKNEKIIKKEHHRLYALFDSFPGLICLQEENFMIRFANKSFQAKFGPCEGQPCFKAIVGLTLPCPDCYTPYLLHNPTALWNELALEDRTYEVYTRPFIDADGTTLILKVLIDVTDRKRADRELARLERLNMVGEMAAGIAHEVRNPLTTVRGFLQLLDSKDNTKHNHDYYELMIQELDRANMIMTDFLCLAKEKSAGFTQINIKAIVESLAPLLSADALNQDKEISLELEEVPDFQGNESELRQLLLNLARNGFEAMKVGSTLTIQTLAWEDYVILKVCDQGDGVDPMIFEKLGTPFLTTKERGTGLGLAICQRIAARHNAVLNFESTPTGTTVTVKFACKDYSKLIVQ
- a CDS encoding fumarylacetoacetate hydrolase family protein; the encoded protein is MEIVESNKPWIGEGIRNIYCVGRNYVQHAQELNNAVPDVPLLFTKPTHSLAEANGHEIIFPGDRGEIQYEAELVFHIGRGYEPGIKLDDLVDQIAIGIDFTLRDVQTELKGKGYPWLLAKGFINSAVITPWQSFAGLNALMELDFSLDRNGQEVQRDNMKNMIFDLPTVVGYTAMHLGLGQGDIIFTGTPAGVGPVSDGDSFTCKLADNVLGSCIIKLSK
- a CDS encoding DUF1992 domain-containing protein; the encoded protein is MKDIFSVLTERRIQEAMARGDFDNLSGAGKPLKIEGLFFLPRKLRAAYIVLKNSGYLD
- a CDS encoding HDIG domain-containing metalloprotein, which produces MQTFMEFDAHLMSDKKPSDYFNKLSKTGIFEEKYPYTLLGDLIKVPQSPKHHPEGSVWNHTMLVIDNAAERKHLSQNPKVLMWSALLHDLGKASATKITKGRITSYDHDKIGERLAGKFLKEFTRDQEFIRRVEKLVRWHMQILFVTKGLPFADIRRMASEVSLDEVALLGLCDRLGRGNMTLDKKLVEEKSIISFLEKCQTYLQEKGIAT